One region of Microbacterium rhizosphaerae genomic DNA includes:
- a CDS encoding LacI family DNA-binding transcriptional regulator — MAATIGDVARLAGVSRSTVSYALTGKRSISEDTRARIQEAIEELGFTPNAGARALATSQTNVLGLYLQFEEDEFAPAMLQYVLPVSSEAREHGYDLLMVTDPDLEGAVRRTTSSAMVDGVVLLDVTFDDPRLGPLREATQPAVLIGYARNGEGFDSFDLDFGEAARMAVDHLGTLGHRDLALITPPRHVYERGGSYAWRFRDAAIERAARYGMRITTHYGDSRQPGIEAVLDRALSDDSSPTALILHNDATLAALPSYLNARGISSPGDLSVVGLFSHEFGQAFSLPFTSIETSPDQLGRQAVLQLLKRLAGGGSLEAPRARFVEPILVDRGSTRSAL; from the coding sequence ATGGCTGCGACGATCGGCGATGTCGCCCGGCTTGCGGGTGTCTCGCGCAGCACGGTCTCGTACGCACTGACCGGCAAGCGGTCGATCTCCGAGGACACCCGTGCCCGCATCCAGGAGGCGATCGAGGAGCTGGGCTTCACGCCGAACGCAGGAGCGCGTGCGTTGGCGACCTCGCAGACGAACGTGCTCGGGCTCTACCTGCAGTTCGAAGAGGACGAGTTCGCGCCGGCGATGCTGCAGTACGTGCTGCCGGTGTCCTCCGAGGCTCGCGAGCACGGCTACGACCTGCTGATGGTCACGGACCCCGACCTGGAGGGCGCCGTCCGCAGGACGACGTCGTCTGCCATGGTCGACGGCGTCGTCCTGCTGGACGTGACCTTCGACGATCCGCGATTGGGCCCTCTCCGGGAGGCGACGCAGCCTGCCGTGCTCATCGGCTACGCACGCAACGGTGAGGGATTCGACTCGTTCGACCTGGACTTCGGCGAGGCCGCCCGCATGGCGGTCGACCATCTGGGGACGCTGGGCCACCGCGATCTGGCGCTCATCACTCCGCCTCGCCACGTCTACGAGCGGGGCGGATCGTACGCGTGGCGCTTCCGCGACGCCGCGATCGAGCGCGCGGCGCGCTACGGGATGCGGATCACGACGCACTACGGCGACTCCCGGCAGCCGGGTATCGAGGCCGTCTTGGACCGGGCTCTCTCCGACGATTCGAGTCCGACCGCGCTGATCCTCCACAACGATGCGACGCTCGCCGCCCTGCCGAGCTACTTGAACGCGCGGGGGATCAGCTCTCCGGGCGATCTGTCGGTCGTGGGATTGTTCTCGCATGAGTTCGGCCAGGCCTTCTCACTGCCGTTCACATCCATCGAGACCTCCCCCGACCAGCTGGGCCGACAGGCGGTGCTGCAGCTCCTGAAGCGTCTGGCCGGCGGCGGTTCGCTGGAGGCGCCGCGCGCACGGTTCGTCGAGCCGATCCTCGTGGACCGCGGCAGCACCCGGTCCGCGCTCTGA